A genome region from Streptomyces sp. S4.7 includes the following:
- a CDS encoding oxidoreductase, with protein MSTTASNASSAPRGRDPLATLGSLPGVPDAVDSVREAVDRVYGHRVMRRRSNEVTSEAALRAARGSAALSGADWALEEVRRRSDFGSAADALTVGAALRLTAEAGQLLSIWRQSPVRVLARLHLVAAGGVGAGATVAEDSGVAGETVGRPRLAGEPVVETPGPDSPKPLIEAPLPGADEVAGRLDVLSELVVEGSSAPALVTAAVVHGELLALRPFGSYNGLVARAAERIVLIGSGLDPKSICPSEVGHAELGRAAYVAAFDGYLSGTPEGMAAWIAHCGRAVELGVRESTAVCEALQRGAA; from the coding sequence ATGAGTACGACAGCTTCGAACGCTTCGTCCGCTCCGCGAGGGCGTGACCCTCTCGCCACACTGGGCTCCCTGCCGGGGGTCCCCGACGCGGTGGATTCGGTGCGCGAGGCGGTCGACCGGGTCTACGGGCACCGCGTGATGAGACGGCGCAGCAACGAGGTCACCTCAGAGGCCGCGCTGCGCGCCGCGCGCGGATCGGCGGCGCTCTCCGGGGCGGACTGGGCGCTGGAAGAGGTACGCAGGCGCAGCGACTTCGGCTCCGCGGCCGACGCGCTGACGGTGGGGGCCGCGCTGCGGCTGACCGCCGAGGCGGGCCAACTCCTCTCCATCTGGCGGCAGTCGCCGGTGCGGGTGCTGGCCCGGCTGCATCTGGTGGCGGCCGGTGGTGTCGGCGCGGGAGCCACGGTCGCCGAGGATTCCGGGGTCGCGGGGGAGACGGTGGGCCGGCCGAGGCTGGCCGGTGAACCGGTCGTCGAGACGCCGGGGCCGGACAGCCCCAAACCACTGATCGAGGCACCGCTGCCCGGCGCCGACGAGGTGGCCGGACGGCTGGACGTCCTCTCGGAGTTGGTGGTCGAGGGGAGTTCGGCGCCCGCGCTCGTCACGGCGGCCGTGGTGCACGGCGAACTGCTGGCGCTGCGCCCCTTCGGCTCGTACAACGGCCTGGTGGCGCGCGCCGCCGAGCGGATCGTGCTGATCGGCAGCGGACTCGACCCCAAGTCGATCTGCCCGTCCGAGGTCGGACACGCGGAGTTGGGGCGCGCCGCTTACGTGGCGGCGTTCGACGGTTATCTCTCCGGGACGCCGGAGGGGATGGCGGCCTGGATCGCGCACTGCGGGCGCGCGGTCGAACTGGGTGTCAGGGAGTCGACCGCCGTGTGCGAGGCGCTCCAGCGCGGCGCGGCCTGA
- a CDS encoding ATP-binding protein, with the protein MKIAFVGKGGSGKTTLASLFIRHLTANEAPVIAVDADINQHLGAALGLDEEQTAALPAMGAHLPLIKEYLRGTNQRITSADSMIKTTPPGEGSRLLRVRESNPVYEACARTVRLDDGDIELMATGPFTESDLGVACYHSKVGAVELFLNHLIDGPDEYVVVDMTAGSDSFASGMFTRFDMTFLVVEPTRKGVSVYRQYKEYARDFGIALNVVGNKVQAQDDVDFLQDEVGDDLLVTVGHSNWVRSMEKGRPAPFELLEAENRVALQVLEDAAEDSYANRDWERYTRQMVHFHLRNAESWGNAKTGGDLAAQVDPAFVLREDAAVPQPS; encoded by the coding sequence ATGAAGATCGCTTTCGTGGGGAAGGGCGGCAGCGGCAAGACGACGCTGGCCTCGCTCTTCATCCGCCATCTGACCGCCAACGAGGCCCCCGTCATCGCGGTGGACGCCGACATCAACCAGCATCTCGGGGCCGCGCTCGGTCTCGACGAGGAGCAGACCGCCGCGCTGCCCGCGATGGGCGCGCATCTCCCGCTCATCAAGGAGTATCTGCGCGGCACCAACCAGCGGATCACCTCCGCCGACTCGATGATCAAGACGACGCCCCCGGGCGAGGGTTCCCGGCTGCTGCGGGTCCGCGAGTCCAACCCGGTGTACGAAGCCTGCGCCCGTACCGTCCGGCTGGACGACGGCGACATCGAGCTGATGGCCACGGGTCCCTTCACCGAGTCCGACCTGGGGGTGGCCTGCTACCACTCCAAGGTCGGCGCGGTCGAACTCTTCCTGAACCACCTGATCGACGGCCCGGACGAGTACGTCGTGGTCGACATGACGGCGGGCTCGGACTCGTTCGCGTCCGGGATGTTCACCCGTTTCGACATGACGTTCCTGGTGGTGGAGCCGACGCGCAAGGGGGTGTCGGTCTACCGCCAGTACAAGGAGTACGCACGGGACTTCGGCATCGCGCTCAACGTCGTCGGCAACAAGGTCCAGGCACAGGACGATGTGGACTTCCTCCAGGACGAGGTGGGCGACGACCTGCTCGTCACCGTTGGCCACTCCAACTGGGTGCGGTCGATGGAGAAGGGCCGCCCTGCCCCCTTCGAGCTGCTGGAGGCGGAGAACCGGGTGGCGCTCCAGGTCCTTGAGGACGCCGCCGAGGACTCGTACGCGAACCGCGACTGGGAGCGCTACACACGGCAGATGGTGCACTTCCACCTCAGGAACGCGGAGAGCTGGGGCAATGCGAAGACCGGCGGGGACCTGGCCGCACAGGTCGACCCGGCGTTCGTGCTCCGCGAGGACGCGGCGGTCCCGCAGCCGAGCTGA
- a CDS encoding alpha/beta hydrolase, with protein MTAPENGSGTPSGSVPGATVATDVRLDGPWTHRDVAANGARFHIAEMGDGPLVLLLHGFPQFWWTWRHQLPALAEAGYRAVAMDLRGVGGSDRTPRGYDPANLALDITGVVRSLGEPDAALVGHDLGGYLAWTAAVMRPKLVRRLAVSSMPHPRRWRSAMLSDFSQSRAGSYIWGFQRPWLPERQLVADEGALVGDLIRGWSGPQPPDDKTVDIYRRAMTIPSTAHCSIEPYRWMVRSMARPDGIQFNRRMKRPVRVPTLQLHGSLDPAMRTRSTAGSAEYVEAPYRWRLFDGLGHFPHEEDPVAFSTELVSWLKDPEPDR; from the coding sequence ATGACCGCCCCCGAAAACGGCTCTGGCACCCCCTCCGGCAGCGTCCCCGGCGCGACGGTCGCGACCGATGTGCGCCTCGACGGCCCCTGGACGCACCGGGACGTGGCCGCCAACGGGGCCCGCTTCCACATCGCCGAGATGGGCGACGGGCCTCTGGTGCTGCTGCTCCATGGTTTCCCGCAGTTCTGGTGGACCTGGCGGCACCAGTTGCCCGCGCTCGCCGAGGCCGGGTACCGGGCCGTCGCGATGGACCTGCGGGGGGTGGGCGGCAGCGACCGTACGCCCCGCGGTTACGACCCCGCCAATCTGGCCCTCGACATCACCGGTGTGGTGCGCTCGCTCGGCGAGCCGGACGCCGCGCTCGTCGGGCACGACCTCGGCGGGTATCTCGCCTGGACCGCCGCCGTGATGCGGCCGAAACTGGTGCGCCGGCTCGCGGTGTCGTCGATGCCGCATCCGCGCCGCTGGCGGTCGGCGATGCTGTCGGACTTCTCACAGAGCAGGGCCGGCTCGTACATCTGGGGTTTCCAGCGGCCGTGGCTGCCGGAGCGTCAGCTCGTCGCGGACGAGGGGGCGTTGGTGGGCGATCTGATCCGGGGCTGGTCGGGTCCGCAGCCGCCCGACGACAAGACCGTCGACATCTACCGGCGGGCGATGACCATCCCCTCCACGGCGCACTGCTCCATCGAGCCGTACCGCTGGATGGTGCGGTCGATGGCGCGGCCGGACGGGATCCAGTTCAACCGTCGGATGAAGCGGCCCGTGCGGGTGCCGACCCTCCAGCTGCACGGCTCGCTCGATCCGGCGATGCGCACGCGCAGTACGGCCGGGTCCGCCGAGTACGTCGAAGCCCCCTACCGCTGGCGGCTGTTCGACGGACTTGGCCATTTTCCGCACGAGGAGGACCCGGTGGCGTTCTCCACGGAGCTCGTCAGCTGGCTGAAGGATCCCGAGCCCGACCGCTGA
- the nhaA gene encoding Na+/H+ antiporter NhaA, which yields MSTPRTFLGRLPLPERTYLASALRTETVGGVLLLVAAVAALIWANSPVSDSYAAVGDFHFGPASLGLDLSVRHWAADGLLAVFFFVAGIELKRELVAGELRDPKAAALPVIAALCGMIMPAGVYLVVNAVGGGSMDGWAVPTATDIAFALAVLAVLGTSLPSALRAFLLTLAVVDDLFAILIIAIFFTSDIDLIALAGACAALAVFWFLLRKGVRGWYVYVPLALVVWALMYNSGVHATVAGVAMGLMLRCVRRKGEEQSPGERIEHLVRPLSAGLAVPLFALFSAGVPVSGGALATVFTRPETLGVVLGLVVGKALGIFGGTWLTARFTRAELNKDLAWPDILAVATLAGIGFTVSLLIGELAFAGDPGLTDEVKAAVLAGSVIAAVLAAVLLRVRVRTYRALCDAEELDEDMDGVPDIYEQDDPAYHLRMAAIYEGKAAEHRRLAEHAAATREDGAGPA from the coding sequence GTGTCCACCCCTCGCACCTTCCTCGGACGCCTCCCGCTCCCCGAGCGGACGTATCTCGCGAGCGCGCTGCGCACCGAGACGGTCGGCGGCGTCCTGCTGCTCGTGGCCGCGGTCGCGGCGCTGATCTGGGCCAACAGCCCCGTCAGCGACAGCTACGCGGCCGTCGGTGACTTCCACTTCGGCCCCGCCTCGCTCGGCCTGGACCTCTCCGTGCGGCACTGGGCCGCCGACGGACTCCTCGCCGTGTTCTTCTTCGTCGCCGGCATCGAGCTGAAGCGCGAGCTGGTCGCCGGAGAACTGCGCGACCCCAAGGCCGCCGCCCTCCCCGTGATCGCCGCGCTGTGCGGCATGATCATGCCCGCGGGCGTCTATCTGGTGGTCAACGCGGTGGGCGGGGGCTCCATGGACGGCTGGGCCGTCCCCACGGCCACCGACATCGCGTTCGCCCTCGCCGTGCTCGCCGTACTCGGCACCTCGCTGCCGTCCGCGCTGCGCGCCTTCCTGCTCACGCTCGCCGTCGTGGACGACCTCTTCGCGATCCTGATCATCGCGATCTTCTTCACCAGCGACATCGACCTGATCGCCCTGGCCGGTGCCTGCGCGGCTCTCGCCGTCTTCTGGTTCCTCCTCAGGAAGGGCGTACGGGGCTGGTACGTGTACGTCCCGCTGGCCCTCGTCGTCTGGGCACTGATGTACAACAGCGGCGTCCACGCCACCGTCGCGGGCGTCGCGATGGGCCTGATGCTCCGCTGCGTGAGGCGCAAGGGCGAGGAGCAGTCGCCCGGCGAGCGCATCGAACACCTCGTCCGCCCGCTGTCGGCCGGTCTCGCCGTACCGCTGTTCGCCTTGTTCTCGGCGGGTGTCCCGGTCAGCGGCGGCGCGCTGGCCACCGTCTTCACCCGGCCGGAGACCCTGGGCGTGGTCCTCGGGCTGGTCGTCGGCAAGGCGCTCGGCATCTTCGGCGGCACCTGGCTGACCGCGCGCTTCACCCGGGCGGAACTCAACAAGGATCTGGCCTGGCCGGACATCCTGGCGGTGGCGACGCTCGCCGGCATCGGCTTCACTGTCTCGCTGCTCATCGGCGAACTGGCCTTCGCCGGCGATCCGGGGCTGACGGACGAGGTGAAGGCGGCCGTCCTGGCGGGTTCGGTGATCGCCGCCGTACTCGCCGCCGTACTGCTGCGTGTACGGGTCCGCACATACCGGGCGCTGTGCGACGCCGAGGAACTCGACGAGGACATGGACGGTGTTCCCGACATCTACGAGCAGGACGACCCGGCGTACCACCTGAGAATGGCAGCCATCTACGAGGGGAAGGCAGCTGAGCACCGTCGGTTGGCGGAACACGCCGCAGCGACGCGCGAGGACGGCGCCGGTCCGGCATGA
- a CDS encoding phage holin family protein has protein sequence MSDPGSHAAVTITADTVPAVRVNGDRSLGQLVSSATAEMSALVHDEIALAKAELREDVQRGVTGSAAIGIAGVFALFSLPVLSFAAAYGIHNWGLGLAWSFLIVGGAFLLLAGLLALIAMRKFKKVKPPERTIASAKQSAAVLQTVKPHPRPVHEVGETVARSSA, from the coding sequence ATGAGCGACCCCGGCAGCCATGCCGCCGTAACCATTACCGCCGACACCGTTCCAGCCGTCCGGGTCAACGGCGACCGCAGTCTGGGCCAGTTGGTCTCGTCGGCGACCGCGGAGATGTCCGCGCTGGTGCACGACGAGATCGCGCTGGCCAAGGCGGAACTGCGGGAGGACGTCCAGCGGGGGGTGACGGGCAGCGCCGCGATCGGTATCGCGGGGGTGTTCGCCCTCTTCTCGCTGCCGGTGCTGAGCTTCGCCGCCGCGTACGGGATCCACAACTGGGGCCTGGGGCTCGCGTGGTCGTTCCTGATCGTGGGCGGAGCGTTTCTGCTCCTCGCGGGTCTGCTGGCCCTGATCGCCATGCGCAAGTTCAAGAAGGTCAAACCGCCGGAGAGGACCATCGCGTCCGCCAAGCAGTCCGCCGCTGTCCTCCAGACGGTCAAGCCACATCCGCGCCCGGTCCATGAGGTGGGCGAGACTGTGGCACGCTCGTCTGCATGA
- a CDS encoding HAD-IB family hydrolase has protein sequence MLDFVENHSLPRTAAFFDLDKTVIAKSSTLTFSKSFYQGGLINRRAVLRTAYTQFVFLAGGADHDQMERMREYLSALCKGWNVQQVKEIVAETLHDLIDPIIYDEAASLIEDHHTAGRDVVIVSTSGAEVVEPIGELLGADRVVATRMVVGEDGCFTGEIEYYAYGPTKAAAVKALAASEGYDLDRCYAYSDSATDLPMLQSVGHPYAVNPDRALRREAVARDWPILVFDRPVRLKQRLPAFSMPPRPALVAAAAVGAAAATAGLVWYASRRRQAASA, from the coding sequence ATGCTCGACTTCGTGGAAAACCACTCCTTGCCTCGCACAGCGGCCTTCTTTGACCTGGACAAGACGGTCATTGCGAAGTCGTCGACGTTGACCTTCAGCAAGTCCTTCTATCAAGGCGGACTGATCAACCGCCGAGCCGTACTGCGCACCGCATACACGCAGTTCGTCTTTCTCGCCGGCGGCGCCGATCACGACCAGATGGAGCGCATGCGCGAGTACCTCTCCGCGCTCTGCAAGGGCTGGAACGTCCAGCAGGTCAAGGAGATCGTCGCCGAGACGCTGCACGATCTCATCGACCCGATCATCTATGACGAGGCAGCCTCCCTCATCGAGGATCACCACACGGCCGGACGCGACGTGGTGATCGTCTCCACGTCCGGCGCGGAGGTCGTCGAGCCCATCGGCGAACTCCTCGGCGCCGACCGGGTCGTGGCGACCCGCATGGTCGTCGGCGAGGACGGCTGCTTCACGGGCGAGATCGAGTACTACGCGTACGGGCCGACCAAGGCCGCGGCGGTCAAGGCGCTCGCCGCGTCCGAGGGGTACGACCTGGACCGCTGTTACGCGTACAGCGACTCCGCCACCGACCTGCCGATGCTCCAGTCGGTCGGCCACCCGTACGCGGTCAATCCGGACAGGGCGCTACGCCGCGAGGCGGTGGCCCGCGATTGGCCGATTCTCGTCTTCGACCGGCCGGTCCGGCTCAAGCAGCGACTGCCGGCCTTCTCCATGCCGCCACGGCCGGCACTCGTGGCGGCGGCAGCGGTGGGCGCGGCGGCGGCCACCGCCGGGCTGGTCTGGTACGCGAGTCGGCGACGCCAGGCGGCTTCCGCGTGA
- the acs gene encoding acetate--CoA ligase, protein MGKGDVVSNESLANLLKEERRFAPPAELAANANVTSEAYEQAAADRLGFWAEQARRLTWATEPTETLDWSNPPFAKWFADGELNVAYNCVDRHVEAGNGDRVAIHFEGEPGDSRSLTYADLKDEVSRAANALTELGVAKGDRVAIYMPMIPETAVAMLACARIGAAHSVVFGGFSADAVASRIQDADAKLVITSDGGYRRGKPSALKPAIDDAVARCPQVEHVLVVRRTGQETAFSEGRDVWWHDIVDRQPAEHTPEPFNAEHPLFILYTSGTTGKPKGILHTSGGYLTQVAYTHHAVFDLKPETDVYWCTADVGWVTGHSYIVYGPLANGATQVMYEGTPDTPHQGRFWEIVQKYGVTILYTAPTAIRTFMKWGDDIPAKFDLSSLRVLGSVGEPINPEAWIWYRQNIGAGKTPVVDTWWQTETGGMMISPLPGVTEAKPGSAQRALPGISATVVDDEANEVPNGGGGYLVLTEPWPSMLRTIWGDDQRFIDTYWSRFEGKYFAGDGAKKDDDGDIWLLGRVDDVMLVSGHNISTTEVESALVSHPKVAEAAVVGAADETTGQAIVAFVILRGTASVDDGLVAELRNHVSTALGPIAKPKRILPVAELPKTRSGKIMRRLLRDVAENRQLGDVTTLTDSSVMELIQTQLPSATSED, encoded by the coding sequence CTGGGAAAGGGAGATGTCGTGAGCAACGAAAGCCTGGCCAACCTGCTCAAGGAAGAGCGGAGGTTCGCGCCACCGGCGGAGCTGGCCGCCAACGCCAACGTGACGTCGGAGGCGTATGAGCAGGCCGCGGCGGACAGGCTTGGCTTCTGGGCCGAGCAGGCCCGGCGGCTCACCTGGGCCACCGAACCGACCGAGACCCTCGACTGGTCGAACCCGCCCTTCGCGAAGTGGTTCGCGGACGGCGAGCTCAACGTCGCGTACAACTGCGTGGACCGCCACGTCGAGGCGGGCAACGGCGACCGGGTCGCCATCCACTTCGAGGGCGAGCCGGGCGACAGCCGCTCCCTCACCTACGCCGACCTGAAGGACGAGGTCTCGCGGGCCGCGAACGCGCTCACCGAGCTCGGCGTGGCCAAGGGCGACCGCGTCGCCATCTATATGCCGATGATCCCCGAGACGGCCGTGGCGATGCTGGCGTGCGCCCGTATCGGCGCCGCGCACTCCGTGGTCTTCGGCGGCTTCTCGGCCGACGCCGTGGCCTCCCGTATCCAGGACGCCGACGCCAAGCTCGTCATCACCTCCGACGGCGGCTACCGGCGCGGCAAGCCGAGCGCGCTCAAGCCCGCGATCGACGACGCCGTCGCCCGCTGCCCGCAGGTCGAGCACGTCCTGGTCGTGCGCCGCACCGGCCAGGAGACCGCCTTCAGCGAGGGCCGGGACGTGTGGTGGCACGACATCGTCGACCGCCAGCCCGCCGAGCACACGCCGGAGCCGTTCAACGCCGAGCACCCGCTCTTCATCCTCTACACGTCCGGCACGACGGGTAAGCCCAAGGGCATTCTGCACACCTCGGGCGGCTATCTCACCCAGGTGGCGTACACCCATCACGCGGTCTTCGACCTCAAGCCGGAGACGGACGTCTACTGGTGCACGGCCGATGTCGGCTGGGTGACCGGCCACTCGTACATCGTGTACGGGCCGCTGGCCAACGGCGCGACGCAGGTCATGTACGAGGGCACGCCCGACACCCCGCACCAGGGGCGCTTCTGGGAGATCGTCCAGAAGTACGGCGTGACGATCCTCTACACGGCGCCGACCGCGATCCGCACGTTCATGAAGTGGGGGGACGACATCCCCGCCAAGTTCGACCTGTCGTCGCTGCGCGTGCTGGGCTCGGTCGGTGAGCCGATCAACCCCGAGGCCTGGATCTGGTACCGGCAGAACATCGGCGCGGGCAAGACCCCCGTCGTGGACACCTGGTGGCAGACCGAGACCGGCGGCATGATGATCTCCCCGCTGCCCGGTGTCACCGAGGCCAAGCCCGGCTCCGCGCAGCGCGCGCTCCCCGGCATCTCGGCCACCGTCGTGGACGACGAGGCCAACGAGGTGCCGAACGGCGGCGGCGGATATCTCGTCCTCACCGAGCCGTGGCCGTCGATGCTCCGCACCATCTGGGGCGACGACCAGCGGTTCATCGACACCTACTGGTCGCGTTTCGAGGGCAAGTACTTCGCGGGCGACGGTGCCAAGAAGGACGACGACGGCGACATCTGGCTGCTGGGCCGGGTCGACGACGTGATGCTGGTCTCCGGCCACAACATCTCCACCACGGAGGTCGAGTCGGCCCTCGTCTCGCACCCGAAGGTCGCCGAGGCGGCCGTCGTCGGCGCGGCGGACGAGACGACCGGCCAGGCGATCGTCGCCTTCGTCATCCTGCGCGGTACGGCGTCGGTGGACGACGGTCTGGTGGCGGAGTTGCGCAACCACGTCAGTACGGCGCTGGGGCCGATCGCCAAGCCGAAGCGGATCCTGCCGGTGGCCGAGCTGCCGAAGACCCGTTCCGGCAAGATCATGCGGCGGCTGCTGCGCGACGTCGCGGAGAACCGCCAGCTCGGAGACGTCACGACGCTCACCGACTCCTCGGTGATGGAGCTGATCCAGACCCAGCTCCCGAGCGCGACCAGCGAGGACTGA
- a CDS encoding SulP family inorganic anion transporter: MSACVPTHEEKPHSPPPGQRRGLRIAGADLSASISVFLIALPLSLGIALATGAPLQAGLVAAAVGGIVVGRFGGAPLQVSGPAAGLTVVTADLIHQYGWRTTCAITVLAGLTQLGLSALRVARSALAVSPAIVHGMLAGIGVTIALAQLHIVLGGSPQSSAVANVRALPAQLADLHPASITVSALTVGVLLAWPRIPGRTGRILRKAPAALAAVAAATLVAVVAGLSLDRVDLPSWSSHALPEMPQGPVLGLMAAVLTVTLVASVESLLSAVAVDKLVAARKDQHVQIPRARLDRELTGQGAANVVSGALGGLPITGVAVRSAANVAAGGVSRHSTMLHGLWVAVAALFLVPVLDLIPLAALAALVMVIGIQLVNVVHMRNVQRNRELLVYVGTLAGVVLTGVLEGVAIGIALAVAVALHRLTRTRITLEERDGVHRLRARGQLMFLAVPRLSRLLHQVPQGSDCVVELDGSFMDHAAYEALHDWQVAHLARGGTVEFTGGSGDPIAEPAEPAPGSSTCCRPWTPWRNHHCGTPAEQPRTEGRKTDKQWVPSRVQGGQLASGLSSFQRHTAPHVRGELARLAREGQQPSQLFLTCADSRLVTSMITASGPGDLFTVRNVGNLVPLPGEEGAEGQDESVAAAIEYAVDVLQVESITICGHSGCGAMQALLSAPDAPDAPDLPDSPASEATAETLPPSTPQPASPTTPQAGSSPLTRWLRHGRPSLERMRSGEHAWARISGRLPADAVEQLCLTNVVQQLEHLRAHPAVARRLAEGRLELHGMYFHVGEAQAYLLASDGPSNGLPEGLSGSSDEVFNRVAPTAFQESRA; this comes from the coding sequence ATGTCTGCCTGCGTCCCCACACACGAAGAGAAGCCCCACAGCCCCCCGCCCGGTCAGCGGCGGGGATTGAGGATCGCCGGAGCGGACCTCTCCGCCTCCATCTCGGTCTTCCTGATCGCGCTGCCGCTCTCCCTCGGCATCGCGCTCGCCACCGGCGCCCCGCTCCAGGCCGGTCTCGTCGCCGCTGCGGTGGGCGGCATCGTGGTCGGCCGCTTCGGAGGCGCGCCGCTCCAGGTGAGCGGACCGGCGGCCGGTCTGACCGTCGTCACGGCCGACCTGATCCATCAGTACGGCTGGCGCACCACCTGCGCCATCACCGTGCTCGCGGGCCTCACCCAACTCGGCCTCTCCGCGCTGCGTGTCGCCCGCTCGGCGCTCGCGGTGAGCCCGGCGATCGTGCACGGGATGCTGGCCGGCATCGGCGTCACGATCGCGCTCGCCCAGCTGCACATCGTCCTCGGCGGCAGTCCGCAGAGTTCCGCCGTCGCCAACGTCCGGGCACTGCCTGCCCAGTTGGCCGATCTGCACCCGGCCTCGATCACGGTGAGCGCGCTGACCGTGGGCGTTCTGCTCGCCTGGCCGCGGATCCCCGGGCGTACGGGCCGGATCCTGCGGAAGGCGCCCGCCGCCCTCGCGGCGGTGGCGGCCGCGACCCTTGTGGCCGTCGTCGCGGGGCTGAGCCTCGACCGGGTCGACCTGCCCTCCTGGAGCAGTCACGCACTGCCCGAGATGCCGCAGGGGCCGGTGCTCGGACTGATGGCCGCCGTTCTCACCGTCACCCTGGTCGCCAGCGTCGAGTCACTGCTGTCGGCGGTGGCAGTCGACAAACTGGTGGCCGCCCGCAAGGACCAGCACGTCCAGATTCCGCGCGCCCGCCTCGACCGGGAGCTGACCGGGCAGGGCGCGGCGAACGTCGTCTCCGGCGCGCTCGGCGGGCTGCCGATCACCGGCGTCGCCGTCCGCAGCGCGGCGAACGTGGCCGCGGGCGGTGTCAGCCGGCACTCGACGATGCTGCACGGGCTGTGGGTCGCCGTCGCCGCGCTCTTCCTGGTGCCGGTGCTCGACCTGATCCCGCTGGCCGCCCTCGCCGCGCTGGTCATGGTCATCGGCATCCAGCTGGTCAACGTCGTACACATGCGTAATGTGCAGCGCAATCGCGAACTGCTCGTCTACGTGGGGACGCTGGCCGGGGTGGTGCTCACCGGCGTCCTGGAGGGCGTGGCCATCGGGATCGCGCTGGCGGTGGCCGTCGCGCTGCACCGGCTCACCCGGACACGGATCACGCTGGAGGAGCGGGACGGCGTCCACCGGCTCCGCGCCCGCGGCCAGTTGATGTTCCTGGCCGTTCCGCGGCTGAGCCGACTTCTGCACCAGGTGCCCCAGGGCAGCGACTGCGTGGTCGAGCTGGACGGATCGTTCATGGACCACGCGGCGTACGAGGCGCTGCACGACTGGCAGGTCGCGCATCTGGCCCGGGGCGGCACGGTCGAGTTCACCGGCGGATCGGGGGACCCGATCGCCGAGCCCGCCGAGCCGGCGCCGGGGTCGAGCACCTGCTGCCGGCCGTGGACACCGTGGCGCAACCACCACTGCGGCACCCCCGCGGAGCAGCCCCGGACGGAGGGGCGGAAGACGGACAAGCAGTGGGTGCCGAGCCGGGTCCAGGGCGGGCAACTGGCCAGTGGGCTCAGCTCGTTCCAGCGCCATACGGCTCCGCACGTACGGGGCGAGCTGGCGCGGCTGGCACGCGAGGGCCAGCAGCCCTCGCAGCTCTTCCTCACCTGCGCGGACTCACGGCTGGTGACGAGCATGATCACGGCGAGCGGTCCCGGCGATCTCTTCACCGTCCGCAATGTCGGCAATCTGGTCCCCCTCCCGGGGGAGGAGGGCGCCGAGGGGCAGGACGAATCCGTGGCGGCGGCGATCGAGTACGCGGTCGATGTCCTCCAGGTCGAGTCCATCACGATCTGCGGGCACTCCGGATGCGGTGCGATGCAGGCCCTCCTCAGCGCGCCGGACGCTCCCGACGCACCTGACCTGCCGGACTCGCCCGCCTCAGAGGCCACCGCAGAGACCCTCCCGCCATCCACCCCTCAGCCTGCCTCTCCCACCACCCCGCAAGCCGGCTCCTCCCCCCTCACCCGCTGGCTCCGGCACGGCCGGCCCAGCCTGGAGCGGATGCGGAGCGGCGAGCACGCGTGGGCCAGGATCTCCGGCCGGTTGCCGGCCGACGCGGTCGAACAGCTCTGTCTGACCAATGTGGTCCAGCAGTTGGAGCATCTGCGCGCCCACCCGGCGGTGGCCCGGCGCCTGGCCGAGGGCCGGCTCGAACTGCACGGCATGTACTTCCATGTCGGCGAGGCACAGGCGTATCTGCTCGCCTCCGACGGACCGTCCAACGGATTGCCGGAGGGACTGTCCGGCAGCTCCGACGAGGTGTTCAACCGGGTGGCCCCGACGGCTTTCCAGGAGTCGCGCGCCTGA